One Caretta caretta isolate rCarCar2 chromosome 6, rCarCar1.hap1, whole genome shotgun sequence genomic region harbors:
- the LOC125638025 gene encoding uncharacterized protein LOC125638025 yields MMESQNRKRAPAWTEREVRDLIAVWGEESVLSELRSSFRNAKTFVKISQGMKDRGHNRDPKQCRVKLKELRQAYQKTREANSRSGSEPQTCRFYDELHAILGGSATTTPAVLFDSFNGDGGNTEAGFGDEEDEEEEEVVDSSQQASGETGFPDSQELFLTLDLEPVPPEPTQGCLLDPAGGEGTSAACVSMITGSSPSQRLVKLRKKKKNALLMKCSPRSCCPPTLTEHRRMCGGK; encoded by the exons atgatggagtcccagaatcgcaaaagagctccagcatggaccgaacgggaggtacgggatctgatcgctgtttggggagaggaatccgtgctatcagaactccgttccagttttcgaaatgccaaaacctttgtcaaaatctcccagggcatgaaggacagaggccataacagggacccgaagcagtgccgcgtgaaactgaaggagctgaggcaagcctaccagaaaaccagagaggcgaacagccgctctgggtcagagccccaaacatgccgcttctatgatgagctgcatgccattttagggggttcagccaccactaccccagccgtgttgtttgactccttcaatggagatggaggcaatacggaagcaggttttggggacgaagaagatgaggaggaggaggaggttgtagatagctcacagcaagcaagcggagaaaccggttttcccgacagccaggaactgtttctcaccctagacctggagccagtaccccccgaacccacccaaggctgcctcctggacccagcaggcggagaagggacctctg ctgcatgtgtttcaatgatcacaggatcttctccttcccagaggctagtgaagcttagaaagaaaaaaaaaaacgcactcctgatgaaatgttctccgcgctcatgctgtcctcccacactgacagagcacagacgaatgtgtggaggcaaataa